A portion of the Blautia hansenii DSM 20583 genome contains these proteins:
- a CDS encoding RecB family exonuclease, translating into MLETILEKIRPVEDTDRGKLLTVSYSKLSLFENCAYRYKMKYIDGNYANSKTLALELGTILHKGLEIKGRNKIEGQDVDYDYIKTSVVEGCEEKTDKSTAFLPGTNDIKKRYMEDWMTKDENTGFNYNDKMEVYLNSVIQSRMENPEWNVFAVEDHFEFVYDNRCIVHGFIDRLDQNEDGEIKVIDYKSSKRVFRDADIKTPLQMVIYDIACVFKYGRLPMYHEYDFILLDKKQTTEDGVCSKGYLKRGLKKIDKLLSLIDEFEKSNIYKPSPTPLCYWCDFASKSHTPNADSRYGGLCVYHSLWKPDNKVFKVNKEWIPGEDAKPRRIF; encoded by the coding sequence TTGTTAGAAACAATCTTAGAAAAAATTCGACCAGTAGAAGATACTGATAGAGGTAAGTTGCTTACGGTATCTTATTCAAAACTAAGCCTTTTTGAGAATTGTGCTTACCGTTATAAAATGAAATATATTGATGGTAATTATGCAAACTCTAAAACATTAGCATTAGAGTTAGGCACAATTCTTCATAAAGGTTTAGAAATTAAAGGAAGAAATAAAATTGAAGGTCAAGATGTAGATTATGATTACATTAAAACATCCGTAGTCGAAGGATGTGAAGAAAAGACTGATAAAAGTACAGCATTTCTTCCGGGAACAAATGACATTAAAAAAAGATATATGGAAGACTGGATGACAAAGGATGAGAATACAGGATTTAATTACAACGACAAAATGGAAGTATATTTAAATTCTGTTATTCAATCCAGAATGGAAAATCCGGAATGGAACGTATTCGCCGTGGAAGACCATTTTGAATTTGTTTATGATAATCGCTGCATAGTACATGGTTTTATAGACAGATTAGATCAAAACGAAGACGGAGAAATCAAAGTTATTGATTATAAATCTTCAAAACGAGTATTTAGAGATGCTGATATCAAAACACCTTTGCAGATGGTAATTTATGATATTGCATGTGTTTTTAAATATGGAAGGCTTCCAATGTATCATGAATATGATTTTATCCTCTTAGATAAAAAGCAGACAACAGAAGATGGTGTTTGTTCAAAAGGATATTTAAAAAGAGGTTTGAAAAAAATTGACAAATTACTTTCTCTAATTGATGAATTTGAGAAAAGTAATATTTATAAGCCAAGTCCAACACCATTATGTTATTGGTGCGATTTTGCAAGCAAGTCACATACGCCAAATGCTGATAGCAGATATGGTGGGTTGTGTGTATATCATTCTCTCTGGAAGCCAGACAATAAAGTATTTAAAGTAAATAAGGAATGGATACCGGGAGAGGATGCAAAACCAAGACGTATATTTTAG
- a CDS encoding DnaB-like helicase C-terminal domain-containing protein, producing MTGLFDRRSVFQVIGGLLQNPSLLDEYVLTQEDFNGDSFHQIVFSSIYNLHNQGVSIIDCFALDSFISSYEKQYRIFTSNNGIDYVNDAISMCEPENFIYNYNRVKKFSLLRYYVSQNMDITAIYNPNLIDPVEQEREQKKFDSLSIEDIIETVEIKYVTTAKERFSSAQEKHGQLAGTGLIDLIMSFKENPELGFPMQSKFMNALLRGARRSTFYLRSGGTGSGKSRLSFADTCMTAVPWIFNLDDNKWEYTGFSSPSLIITTELSVQEVQTIIVAFVSGVNEDHITENEYKEGEFERVLQAAEYIASSPLYIEPIPDFDIDDIKNTIKKYYREKGVLNVNFDYLHTSLKLISQISNISKGMKIREDQVLFMFSDALKTIANDYKIHIDSATQLSGDYKNAQEKDQTILRGSKAIADRIDVGYILLPPSKTELEAVKPILQNGIYAKPNMIYHLYKCRRGKITRVKVWLHVNLGNCRAKDLFVTTFDNELIPVDALTIESANKILKQHSVDEKDLEATEEEMIEAAKSFLNF from the coding sequence ATGACAGGGTTATTTGATAGAAGGTCAGTATTCCAAGTAATCGGAGGATTGCTACAAAATCCTTCTTTACTCGATGAATATGTGCTGACACAGGAAGATTTTAATGGAGACAGTTTTCACCAAATTGTTTTCTCTTCTATATATAACCTACATAATCAGGGAGTGAGTATAATTGATTGTTTTGCTTTGGACTCATTTATCTCATCATACGAGAAACAATATCGTATCTTTACATCAAATAATGGTATTGATTACGTAAATGATGCTATTTCTATGTGCGAACCTGAAAATTTTATTTATAACTATAACAGAGTTAAAAAATTTAGCCTGCTTCGTTATTATGTATCTCAAAATATGGATATAACTGCAATTTATAACCCTAATTTGATAGACCCAGTAGAACAAGAAAGAGAGCAGAAAAAGTTTGATAGTTTAAGTATAGAAGATATTATTGAAACGGTAGAAATAAAATATGTTACCACTGCAAAGGAAAGATTTAGTTCCGCACAAGAAAAACACGGACAACTTGCCGGAACAGGATTAATTGACCTAATCATGTCGTTTAAGGAAAATCCTGAACTCGGATTTCCAATGCAGAGTAAGTTCATGAACGCTTTACTTAGAGGCGCAAGACGCTCAACATTTTATTTAAGATCTGGTGGAACTGGTTCAGGTAAATCAAGACTCTCGTTTGCAGATACGTGTATGACCGCTGTTCCTTGGATATTCAATCTTGATGACAATAAATGGGAATACACTGGATTTAGCAGTCCCAGTTTAATTATTACAACTGAATTATCTGTTCAGGAAGTTCAAACGATTATTGTAGCATTTGTTAGTGGAGTAAATGAAGACCACATTACTGAGAATGAATATAAAGAGGGTGAATTCGAAAGAGTGCTACAAGCTGCTGAATATATTGCTTCCAGTCCACTATATATAGAACCTATTCCAGATTTTGATATTGATGATATAAAAAATACGATTAAAAAATATTATCGAGAAAAAGGTGTTCTTAATGTAAATTTTGATTATCTGCATACATCTCTTAAACTTATAAGTCAAATCTCAAACATTTCTAAAGGAATGAAAATAAGAGAAGACCAAGTATTATTTATGTTTTCGGACGCTCTTAAAACCATTGCTAATGATTATAAAATTCATATCGACTCAGCAACTCAGCTTTCAGGAGATTATAAAAATGCTCAGGAAAAAGACCAGACAATCCTAAGAGGTTCAAAAGCAATAGCAGACAGAATTGACGTAGGTTATATATTACTTCCACCTTCTAAAACAGAATTGGAAGCAGTAAAGCCAATTCTACAAAATGGTATATATGCAAAACCAAATATGATATATCACTTGTATAAATGTAGGAGAGGGAAAATAACCAGAGTTAAAGTATGGCTGCATGTTAATTTAGGTAATTGTCGGGCTAAGGATTTGTTTGTTACCACATTCGATAACGAACTTATTCCAGTGGATGCACTTACAATAGAAAGTGCTAATAAAATTCTGAAACAACATTCTGTTGATGAAAAAGATTTGGAAGCTACAGAAGAAGAAATGATAGAAGCAGCAAAAAGTTTTCTTAATTTCTGA
- a CDS encoding AAA family ATPase: protein MAYSLDDLLNPQVSKVTRSTDNLIITTYGARGQGKTPVATKMEKPFYFAFGKSGLSGINNVDFQPVNSWSDFKSLVKLFSNKKNYEQLHEKYHTLVLDEMEILYKYCEQYVASTEGVRKIKEGNGGYGLWGDLKDEWENEIMKIIGSGFCVMFILHACADDTGKIMPVGDLKRMLPIILNHSDIIGYVRGNGSDPETGKPIHSSLMLSDTDEYFARTRNEYFVPYIEDYTAENLVNAYYDALDRQEKAEGTSTVTKEEGDKMYEKQRITFDELMGKVAECIEKMCNAKRDEEVVDIVEKTLGKGGKVSQCTAKQYEAVEVILNDLEEALA, encoded by the coding sequence ATGGCATATTCATTAGATGATTTATTAAACCCACAGGTATCAAAAGTAACACGTTCAACTGATAACTTAATTATTACTACATACGGCGCAAGAGGACAAGGAAAAACTCCAGTGGCTACAAAAATGGAAAAACCTTTTTACTTTGCATTTGGCAAGTCTGGTTTGAGTGGAATTAACAATGTAGATTTCCAGCCAGTAAATTCATGGTCTGATTTTAAGAGTCTTGTTAAACTTTTTTCAAATAAGAAAAACTATGAGCAACTTCATGAAAAATATCACACATTAGTATTGGACGAAATGGAAATCTTATACAAATACTGTGAACAGTATGTTGCTTCTACAGAAGGTGTAAGAAAGATTAAAGAAGGAAATGGTGGATATGGTCTTTGGGGTGACTTGAAAGATGAATGGGAAAATGAAATTATGAAAATTATTGGCAGTGGTTTCTGTGTAATGTTTATTCTTCATGCTTGTGCAGATGATACAGGAAAGATTATGCCAGTTGGAGATTTAAAACGTATGCTTCCTATTATTTTAAATCACTCTGATATCATTGGATATGTAAGAGGAAATGGTTCTGATCCAGAAACAGGAAAGCCTATCCACTCTTCTTTAATGCTTTCCGACACTGATGAATATTTTGCAAGAACACGTAACGAATATTTTGTTCCTTATATTGAAGATTATACTGCTGAGAATCTTGTCAATGCTTATTATGATGCCTTAGATAGACAGGAAAAAGCAGAGGGAACAAGCACTGTGACAAAAGAAGAGGGAGATAAAATGTACGAAAAGCAAAGAATTACCTTTGATGAATTAATGGGAAAAGTTGCCGAGTGTATTGAGAAAATGTGTAATGCAAAACGAGATGAAGAAGTTGTTGATATTGTAGAAAAAACTCTTGGAAAAGGTGGGAAGGTATCTCAGTGTACAGCTAAACAGTATGAAGCTGTTGAAGTTATTTTAAATGATTTAGAAGAAGCGTTGGCTTAA
- a CDS encoding RNA ligase family protein, translating into MSYYEGQIVVFFPVDGRLSDEYALANNLVRKKDETGKNIGGYLEPEKNNIRALKLRGEKSEGLVMPVETLLSYTSMETLKVGDKITTLNGHLICEKYIPKRKTLKGGNSSTKSKNISKKEKYPIFIEHVDTEQLMCNKQAFKPGDKCTITLKMHGTSSREMYSIKHERFKKNFIEKLLKKEPRTKKEWTYVSGTRRCILEDFDGGFYGSNEFRKPWHDFFEGKLEKGETVYGEIVGYVNNQTPIMGSCSTSKLQDKEAKKLYGKEMVFSYGCNPGENQYYVYRMTLTNEDGYTIEYPDWLMRLRCEQMGVDCVPLFETFEYSTWEDLMERVEKYYDGVDPVGKTHIREGVVVRIENRPKFTAFKHKNFTFKLVSGIISENADIANMTDDMVEEL; encoded by the coding sequence ATGTCTTATTACGAAGGACAAATAGTAGTCTTCTTTCCTGTAGATGGAAGATTGAGTGATGAATACGCATTAGCAAATAATTTAGTTAGAAAAAAAGATGAGACAGGTAAAAATATTGGAGGATATTTAGAGCCTGAGAAAAATAACATCAGAGCATTGAAGCTTAGAGGAGAAAAGTCCGAAGGTTTAGTAATGCCGGTAGAAACATTATTATCATACACAAGTATGGAAACATTAAAGGTCGGAGATAAAATTACGACATTAAATGGTCATTTGATTTGTGAGAAATATATCCCTAAAAGAAAAACCTTAAAAGGTGGAAACAGTTCAACAAAATCAAAAAACATTTCTAAGAAGGAAAAATATCCTATCTTTATAGAACATGTTGATACTGAACAGTTGATGTGCAATAAACAAGCATTTAAACCCGGAGATAAATGCACAATTACATTAAAGATGCATGGAACAAGCAGTAGAGAAATGTATAGTATCAAACATGAACGATTCAAAAAAAATTTCATAGAAAAATTACTAAAAAAAGAACCTAGAACTAAAAAAGAATGGACGTATGTTTCAGGTACAAGGAGATGTATATTAGAAGATTTCGATGGAGGATTTTATGGTTCAAATGAATTTAGAAAACCGTGGCATGATTTCTTTGAAGGAAAATTAGAAAAAGGTGAAACAGTCTACGGAGAGATTGTAGGTTACGTTAATAATCAAACTCCTATTATGGGTAGTTGTTCTACTTCAAAATTACAGGATAAGGAAGCCAAAAAACTTTATGGAAAAGAAATGGTATTTTCCTATGGTTGTAATCCCGGAGAAAATCAATACTATGTTTATCGTATGACGCTGACCAATGAGGACGGATACACTATTGAATATCCTGATTGGCTCATGAGATTAAGATGTGAGCAAATGGGAGTGGATTGTGTGCCACTTTTTGAAACATTTGAATATTCAACGTGGGAAGATTTAATGGAACGTGTTGAAAAATACTATGATGGAGTAGACCCTGTAGGAAAAACACACATTCGAGAAGGAGTTGTTGTACGAATTGAAAATAGACCTAAATTCACAGCATTTAAACATAAAAACTTCACTTTTAAATTAGTCAGCGGTATCATCTCAGAAAATGCTGACATTGCAAATATGACAGACGATATGGTTGAGGAGCTTTAA
- a CDS encoding ATP-binding protein: MMIGIPGSGKSQEAEIIAKEHNAVIHASDRLREELFRDVNHMGDNGFLFNELHKRIQRDLKAGKNVIYDATNINSKKRISFLKSLKDIPCEKIAILIMTPYQQCLKNNAERERSIPESVIEKMYTNFQVPYYYEGFDIIQVVLWQGADYKEPEEIVTSYNNFNQENEHHTLTLGRHLYHAFHYIGQRFVRHERGYTFELLWASYLHDIGKPFCKECKEGDKNAHYYNHMNVGAYDSFFYTSKVLDDSLLIAWLINWHMEPFFWKKDEKLKENRLKLWGKDLFEMIEKLHKADLYAH, from the coding sequence ATGATGATTGGTATTCCCGGTAGTGGAAAATCACAAGAAGCAGAGATAATTGCAAAAGAACATAACGCAGTAATTCATGCTTCTGATAGATTGCGAGAAGAGTTGTTCCGAGATGTAAACCACATGGGAGATAATGGCTTTCTTTTTAATGAACTTCATAAAAGAATTCAGAGAGATTTAAAAGCTGGTAAAAACGTTATATATGATGCAACAAATATCAATTCGAAAAAAAGAATATCATTTCTGAAATCTTTAAAAGATATTCCCTGTGAAAAAATTGCAATTCTCATAATGACTCCATACCAGCAATGTTTGAAAAATAATGCAGAGAGGGAAAGAAGTATTCCTGAAAGTGTTATAGAGAAAATGTATACGAACTTCCAAGTTCCTTATTATTATGAAGGATTTGATATTATTCAGGTAGTTTTATGGCAAGGGGCAGATTACAAAGAGCCAGAAGAAATTGTTACAAGTTATAATAATTTTAATCAAGAAAATGAGCACCATACTTTAACTCTTGGTCGGCACTTATATCATGCTTTTCATTACATAGGGCAACGATTTGTTAGACATGAAAGAGGATATACTTTCGAACTGTTGTGGGCTTCATATCTTCACGACATAGGGAAGCCATTTTGCAAGGAGTGCAAAGAAGGAGACAAAAATGCTCACTATTATAACCACATGAACGTAGGTGCATACGACTCATTTTTTTATACCTCAAAAGTATTAGACGACTCATTATTAATAGCTTGGTTAATTAACTGGCACATGGAACCCTTCTTTTGGAAGAAAGATGAAAAATTAAAAGAAAACAGATTAAAACTATGGGGAAAAGATTTATTTGAAATGATAGAAAAATTACATAAAGCGGATTTATACGCTCATTAA